The following coding sequences lie in one Populus nigra chromosome 15, ddPopNigr1.1, whole genome shotgun sequence genomic window:
- the LOC133674069 gene encoding uncharacterized protein LOC133674069 isoform X2 → MLLRSSSTPILNSWIPPNSKEPSPEPESLHQIQITRSISLAASSSGPFSSISSQGHDSNERVKIAFSKNDLRDLSVPKRKPSNKILNGITVDQEVDEEVEKKVSFWESGLLFEGFGVGEKGEGDNGVLGVLVTGGGSDGGGRKFCGGGGGGFGSDFGDDGGSRFRESDEGIETTDVYYQTMIEANPGNPLFLRNYAKFLKEIRLDFVKAEEYCGRAILANPNDADVLSMYADLIWQSHKNASRAESYFDRAVKAAPDDWYCCHCIVEFC, encoded by the exons ATGCTTCTTAGGAGCTCATCAACGCCAATTCTGAATTCATGGATCCCTCCAAACTCGAAAGAACCATCTCCAGAACCCGAATCCTTGCACCAAATCCAAATAACCCGATCCATTTCGTTGGCAGCATCATCTTCTGgtccattttcttccatttcttcaCAAGGCCATGATTCTAATGAAAGAGTGAAAATAGCCTTTTCCAAGAATGATTTAAGGGACCTCTCAGTGCCAAAGAGAAAACCCAGCAACAAAATATTGAATGGAATCACTGTTGACCAGGAAGTTGACGAAGAAGTGGAGAAAAAAGTGTCATTTTGGGAGAGTGGGTTGTTATTTGAAGGGTTTGGGGTTGGAGAGAAAGGGGAGGGTGATAATGGGGTGTTAGGGGTTTTGGTGACGGGTGGTGGTAGTGATGGTGGTGGGAGGAAGTtttgtggtggtggaggaggtggtTTTGGGTCGGATTTTGGTGATGATGGAGGATCAAGGTTTCGGGAGTCTGATGAGGGGATTGAAACTACCGATGTTTATTATCAAACGATGATTGAAGCCAATCCTGGGAATCCTCTTTTTCTCAGAaattatgcaaaattcttgaaagag ATTCGTTTGGATTTTGTAAAAGCTGAAGAGTACTGTGGAAGAGCAATTCTAGCCAACCCTAATGATGCAGATGTTCTTTCAATGTATGCTGATTTGATATGGCAGAGTCATAAGAATGCTTCTCGTGCTGAATCTTATTTCGATCGAGCTGTTAAAGCTGCTCCCGATGATTG GTATTGCTGCCACTGCATAGTAGAGTTCTGCTGA
- the LOC133674069 gene encoding uncharacterized protein LOC133674069 isoform X1: MLLRSSSTPILNSWIPPNSKEPSPEPESLHQIQITRSISLAASSSGPFSSISSQGHDSNERVKIAFSKNDLRDLSVPKRKPSNKILNGITVDQEVDEEVEKKVSFWESGLLFEGFGVGEKGEGDNGVLGVLVTGGGSDGGGRKFCGGGGGGFGSDFGDDGGSRFRESDEGIETTDVYYQTMIEANPGNPLFLRNYAKFLKEIRLDFVKAEEYCGRAILANPNDADVLSMYADLIWQSHKNASRAESYFDRAVKAAPDDCYVMASYARFLWDAEEEEEGERDQRENMSKLSPPTFFHGSRPPLPPLAASS, encoded by the exons ATGCTTCTTAGGAGCTCATCAACGCCAATTCTGAATTCATGGATCCCTCCAAACTCGAAAGAACCATCTCCAGAACCCGAATCCTTGCACCAAATCCAAATAACCCGATCCATTTCGTTGGCAGCATCATCTTCTGgtccattttcttccatttcttcaCAAGGCCATGATTCTAATGAAAGAGTGAAAATAGCCTTTTCCAAGAATGATTTAAGGGACCTCTCAGTGCCAAAGAGAAAACCCAGCAACAAAATATTGAATGGAATCACTGTTGACCAGGAAGTTGACGAAGAAGTGGAGAAAAAAGTGTCATTTTGGGAGAGTGGGTTGTTATTTGAAGGGTTTGGGGTTGGAGAGAAAGGGGAGGGTGATAATGGGGTGTTAGGGGTTTTGGTGACGGGTGGTGGTAGTGATGGTGGTGGGAGGAAGTtttgtggtggtggaggaggtggtTTTGGGTCGGATTTTGGTGATGATGGAGGATCAAGGTTTCGGGAGTCTGATGAGGGGATTGAAACTACCGATGTTTATTATCAAACGATGATTGAAGCCAATCCTGGGAATCCTCTTTTTCTCAGAaattatgcaaaattcttgaaagag ATTCGTTTGGATTTTGTAAAAGCTGAAGAGTACTGTGGAAGAGCAATTCTAGCCAACCCTAATGATGCAGATGTTCTTTCAATGTATGCTGATTTGATATGGCAGAGTCATAAGAATGCTTCTCGTGCTGAATCTTATTTCGATCGAGCTGTTAAAGCTGCTCCCGATGATTG TTATGTGATGGCATCTTATGCTCGGTTTCTTTGGGATGctgaagaggaggaggagggggagCGGGATCAGAGAGAAAATATGAGCAAATTGTCACCGCCAACTTTTTTCCATGGATCTAGGCCTCCTCTCCCTCCTTTAGCTGCCTCATCTTGA
- the LOC133674503 gene encoding CBL-interacting serine/threonine-protein kinase 24-like produces the protein MMKKVTRKVGKYEVGRTIGEGTFAKVKFAQNRETGESVAMKILSKSAILKHRMVDQIKREISIMKLVRHPYIVMLHEVLASRTKIYIILEFVTGGELFDKIVHQGRLEENESRRYFQQLIDAVAHCHCKGVYHRDLKPENLLLDAFGNLKVSDFGLSALPQKGVGLLHTTCGTPNYVAPEVLGNQGYDGAAADVWSCGVILFVLMAGYLPFEETDLPTLYRKINAAEYSCPFWFSPGAKALIDKILNPNPKTRIGIEGIKKHPWFQKNYEPVGHREDEEVNLDDVHAVFDDIEDQYVAEQLENNEGGPLVMNAFEMITLSQGLNLSALFDRRQDYIKRQTRFVSRKPAKDIISAIEAVAESMNLKVHTRNYKTRLEGVSENKAGQFAVVLEVYEVAPSLFMVDARKASGETLEYHKFYKNFCTKLENIIWKPPEGAKLPACFEQ, from the exons atgatgAAGAAAGTAACGAGAAAGGTAGGAAAATATGAAGTTGGCCGTACAATTGGTGAAGGAACCTTTGCCAAGGTCAAATTTGCTCAAAATAGAGAAACAGGAGAGAGTGTCGCCATGAAGATTCTTTCTAAATCCGCCATTCTTAAGCACAGAATGGTTGATCAG ATAAAAAGAGAGATATCGATCATGAAGCTTGTCAGACATCCTTACATAGTTATGCTGCATGAG GTTTTGGCGAGCCGGACGaagatatatataattctagAGTTTGTTACTGGAggagaattatttgataaaatt GTTCATCAAGGAAGACTTGAGGAGAACGAGTCGAGACGGTATTTTCAGCAGCTTATTGATGCAGTTGCTCATTGTCATTGCAAGGGGGTGTACCACAGAGACCTGAAG cCTGAAAATCTTCTTCTTGATGCATTTGGAAATTTGAAGGTTTCTGACTTTGGATTGAGTGCGTTGCCGCAGAAA GGGGTTGGACTTCTTCATACGACATGTGGAACCCCGAATTATGTTGCACCTGAG GTGCTTGGTAACCAAGGTTATGATGGGGCTGCTGCTGATGTGTGGTCATGTGGAGTCATCCTCTTTGTTCTAATGGCTGGATATCTTCCATTTGAGGAGACAGACCTTCCAACCTTGTACCGAAAG ATAAATGCTGCGGAATATTCGTGTCCATTTTGGTTTTCCCCTGGGGCGAAAGCATTGATAGATAAGATACTCAATCCCAATCCTAAAACT CGTATAGGGATTGAGGGAATTAAAAAACATCCATGGTTTCAGAAAAACTATGAGCCTGTTGGACATAGGGAAGACGAGGAAGTGAATTTGGATGATGTTCATGCTGTTTTTGATGACATTGAG GATCAATATGTAGCAGAGCAATTGGAGAACAATGAAGGTGGCCCTCTGGTAATGAATGCATTTGAGATGATTACCCTGTCTCAAGGGTTGAACCTATCAGCGTTGTTCGACAGACGTCAG GATTATATAAAACGACAAACTCGTTTTGTATCACGCAAACCTGCAAAAGATATAATTTCAGCAATTGAAGCAGTTGCAGAATCAATGAATCTCAAGGTCCACACACGAAATTACAAG ACAAGACTTGAAGGAGTATCTGAAAACAAGGCTGGACAATTTGCAGTTGTTCTGGAG GTTTATGAAGTTGCTCCATCACTTTTCATGGTAGATGCTCGGAAGGCTTCTGGGGAAACTCTTGAATATCACAAG TTCTACAAGAATTTCTGCACTAAGCTAGAAAATATCATCTGGAAACCACCAGAGGGTGCAAAACTTCCTGCCTGCTTCGAACAATGA